A genomic stretch from Anaerohalosphaeraceae bacterium includes:
- the cysK gene encoding cysteine synthase A: MGRIYGDITQTVGRTPLVRLNRMVGPYGTVLAKMESFNPCHSVKDRIAVSMIQAAEEKGLLNKETTLIEPTSGNTGIGLAFVCAARGYKLILTMPESMSIERRKLLAMLGAQIVLTPASLGMSGAIQEAKRLKETIPNSLILQQFQNPANPEIHRRTTAEEIWEDTGGKVDILVSGVGTGGTITGCGEVLKNRNPNLKVIAVEPADSPVLSGGKPGPHKIQGIGAGFVPDVLNTKIYDQVVTVTNEQAFAASRLLARMEGILAGISAGAACHVAVELSKQKENDGKTIIFILCDTGERYLSTDLYAQL, encoded by the coding sequence ATGGGCCGCATTTATGGAGACATTACGCAAACAGTCGGTCGAACGCCCCTTGTTCGATTAAATCGAATGGTCGGGCCGTATGGCACAGTTTTAGCCAAAATGGAGTCTTTTAACCCATGTCACAGCGTAAAAGACAGGATAGCCGTATCGATGATTCAGGCGGCAGAGGAAAAGGGGCTTCTGAACAAAGAAACTACTCTGATAGAGCCGACCAGCGGGAATACTGGGATTGGTTTGGCTTTTGTCTGTGCCGCACGCGGGTATAAGCTTATCCTGACTATGCCGGAATCAATGAGCATAGAGCGACGGAAGCTGCTGGCGATGCTGGGGGCCCAGATTGTTCTGACCCCGGCTTCCCTGGGCATGTCCGGGGCTATTCAGGAGGCCAAACGGCTGAAAGAAACAATTCCGAATTCACTGATTCTCCAGCAGTTTCAGAATCCGGCCAATCCGGAGATTCACCGCCGGACGACGGCCGAGGAGATTTGGGAAGATACCGGAGGCAAAGTCGATATTCTGGTATCCGGTGTCGGGACTGGAGGAACAATTACCGGCTGCGGAGAAGTGCTCAAAAACAGAAATCCGAATTTGAAGGTGATAGCCGTAGAGCCGGCCGATTCCCCCGTTCTTTCCGGCGGAAAACCGGGGCCCCATAAGATTCAGGGGATTGGAGCGGGCTTTGTTCCGGATGTCCTGAATACAAAAATCTATGATCAGGTTGTGACGGTAACCAATGAGCAGGCCTTTGCCGCCTCGCGTCTGCTGGCCCGTATGGAGGGCATCTTGGCCGGCATCAGTGCGGGAGCGGCCTGCCATGTAGCCGTAGAATTGTCCAAACAAAAGGAAAATGACGGAAAGACAATCATTTTCATTCTGTGCGATACCGGAGAACGGTACCTGTCCACAGATTTATATGCTCAGCTTTGA
- a CDS encoding Rrf2 family transcriptional regulator has protein sequence MKLSSRTRYGIRAMLELALEYGKRPLQIKSIADREDISNKYLEQLIAMLKSAGLVRSVRGPRGGYMLAKPPQEILLRDIFVTLEGPISPVDCLKHSQFTPQCTDCATRQIWNEIQSAISKVLASRTLKDLIDLTGQDKDAKNFQI, from the coding sequence ATGAAGCTGTCATCGCGTACAAGGTATGGAATCCGGGCCATGCTCGAATTGGCCCTCGAGTACGGCAAGAGACCACTGCAAATTAAGTCCATCGCCGACCGAGAAGACATTTCCAACAAATACCTCGAACAATTGATTGCTATGCTGAAGAGCGCTGGTCTCGTACGAAGTGTTCGGGGACCAAGGGGCGGCTATATGCTGGCTAAACCGCCGCAGGAGATTCTTTTAAGGGATATTTTTGTTACACTCGAAGGCCCGATTTCCCCTGTTGATTGTCTGAAGCATTCTCAATTTACACCTCAATGTACGGATTGCGCCACGCGTCAAATCTGGAATGAGATTCAGAGTGCCATCAGCAAAGTTTTGGCCTCCAGAACACTCAAGGATTTAATCGACCTGACAGGCCAGGACAAGGACGCCAAGAACTTCCAAATTTAA
- the xth gene encoding exodeoxyribonuclease III, protein MKKKMKIATYNANSIRSRIELLKAWLGKHKPDILCVQETKVQDDEFPLEAFRDTRYEVVFRGQKKYNGVAIFSRFPLEEIEVDLPNDPVQEARFLKAKAGKIIVLNTYIPQGQEVDSDKFQYKLEYFRLLKSYFSSRFDPQRDFVLWCGDLNAAREPIDVYDPEGLWGHVCYCKEVKESFEDVMKWGFIDLFRQFHPEGGHYTFWDYRIPNSFQRKLGWRLDYILATEPLAKTCQDCWIDLEARRAEKPSDHTFLVAEFAL, encoded by the coding sequence ATGAAGAAAAAAATGAAAATCGCAACATATAATGCAAACTCCATCCGAAGCAGAATAGAACTGCTGAAGGCATGGTTGGGCAAGCATAAGCCGGATATCCTTTGTGTACAGGAAACCAAGGTTCAGGATGATGAATTTCCCCTCGAAGCTTTTAGAGATACCCGATATGAAGTCGTTTTTCGGGGACAAAAAAAATACAATGGAGTAGCCATTTTCAGCCGTTTTCCGCTTGAGGAAATTGAAGTCGACCTCCCCAATGACCCCGTCCAGGAAGCTCGTTTTCTTAAAGCAAAGGCAGGAAAAATTATCGTTTTAAACACGTATATCCCTCAAGGACAGGAAGTCGATTCAGACAAGTTTCAGTATAAATTGGAATATTTCCGCCTATTAAAATCTTATTTTTCGTCTCGTTTTGACCCTCAAAGGGATTTCGTCCTTTGGTGCGGCGACTTAAATGCAGCCAGAGAGCCCATAGACGTATATGATCCGGAGGGATTGTGGGGGCATGTTTGTTATTGCAAAGAAGTCAAAGAGTCGTTCGAAGATGTAATGAAATGGGGATTTATCGATTTATTCCGTCAATTTCATCCTGAAGGCGGTCACTATACATTCTGGGACTATCGTATCCCAAATTCCTTCCAACGAAAATTGGGTTGGCGTCTGGATTATATCTTAGCCACAGAACCTCTCGCTAAAACCTGTCAAGACTGTTGGATTGATTTGGAGGCAAGACGGGCGGAAAAACCGAGCGATCATACCTTTTTAGTTGCAGAATTTGCTTTGTAA
- a CDS encoding DUF4340 domain-containing protein translates to MNDKKVAILAIVAVLAAAGAMLSSRLSRNYTPPSVTIFPLIEGLDIDRIQTIVIGAKSADGPIHLDRSDKAFTVREKDGYPASVSKVNSLISDCLDIRITSDALITSNPANHAQIGVTEDTARWRVEFLGADQKLITGLLVSESKTEGEQSRPVSAVRLMNQPNVYRLTDEPYISTRAMDYIEAQILQVERDKILRVSVTDPNQRTYTLTAQPDSSDLALDSLPEGKQIRQANAKTTFSALTYLRADDVSAASKLPDLKFSNTYVCEVKNYLVYTVRLAEQDGKYYIRLSARYTGPEPQVQQEAESEEKLREREALFLARDTAESFTAKHDGWVYIIPSYKAQEMIRPLQDLIEDKPAAPAASEMPAADKSVSEKPAESAG, encoded by the coding sequence ATGAACGATAAAAAAGTTGCGATTTTGGCAATAGTAGCGGTTTTGGCGGCGGCGGGGGCTATGCTTTCGTCTCGATTGAGTCGAAATTATACCCCGCCGAGCGTCACAATTTTTCCTCTGATTGAAGGGTTGGATATCGACCGGATTCAGACGATTGTCATTGGTGCAAAAAGTGCAGACGGGCCGATTCATCTGGACCGAAGCGACAAGGCCTTTACAGTCCGAGAAAAAGACGGCTACCCAGCCAGTGTAAGCAAAGTGAATTCGCTGATTTCAGACTGTCTGGATATTCGGATTACGTCGGATGCCCTCATTACGTCCAATCCCGCCAATCATGCCCAAATCGGAGTCACGGAGGATACGGCACGCTGGCGTGTGGAGTTTCTGGGGGCCGACCAGAAACTCATTACCGGCCTGCTGGTTTCTGAATCCAAAACGGAAGGAGAACAGTCACGCCCAGTCAGCGCAGTTCGCCTTATGAATCAGCCCAATGTCTATCGCCTGACGGATGAGCCTTATATATCCACCCGTGCAATGGATTACATCGAGGCTCAGATTCTTCAGGTGGAACGGGATAAGATTCTTCGGGTGTCTGTGACCGACCCGAATCAGCGGACCTATACGTTAACAGCACAGCCGGATTCATCCGATCTGGCCTTGGACTCTCTGCCGGAAGGCAAACAGATTCGGCAGGCCAATGCCAAAACTACCTTCTCTGCCTTGACCTATCTGCGGGCGGATGATGTTTCCGCTGCCTCCAAATTGCCGGACCTGAAGTTTTCGAACACCTATGTTTGTGAAGTGAAAAATTATCTGGTTTATACCGTTCGTCTGGCTGAGCAGGACGGCAAATATTACATTCGTCTGTCTGCCCGTTATACGGGACCGGAACCCCAGGTGCAGCAGGAAGCGGAGTCCGAAGAAAAACTCCGTGAACGGGAGGCGCTGTTTTTGGCTCGGGATACCGCCGAATCATTCACAGCCAAACATGACGGCTGGGTGTATATAATCCCTTCTTATAAGGCTCAGGAAATGATTCGGCCTCTGCAGGATTTAATCGAGGATAAACCCGCCGCTCCGGCTGCTTCGGAGATGCCGGCGGCAGATAAATCTGTTTCGGAGAAGCCGGCTGAATCAGCAGGATAA
- a CDS encoding GldG family protein, with the protein MNRTVRLIIVILLILVISVSAIQIVQRLFGSWRIDVTQEKLYTLSEGTKNILQALQQPLTLRLYYTKTATLSAPDQIRFFNAYYEYVRALLEEYVLHSNGKIKLEIVDPRPYSQEELAAIRYGLKRFSITEEESFFFGLVVQTELGVTKTIPFFSPDRGNFIEYDITYLIDTAVNPPKTRVGILSSLPVMGDDMSGYMAAMMRMQGQRPRGPWGLVRQLKELYADVRSIPTDTEEIRDVDLLLVIHPKDLSAKTRYAIDQYILKGGRAVIALDPFSVVDRPDPAMMQYGMEHKAASSLDDLLAAWGLEMPANTFAGDRVLAGIGSPSPNERPMKILPYQKLTASYGCFNKDVPMTASLNEVTFWFPGVLKKKKDAANLPADMEYIPLMMTTKQGNTWTISSPFELRVPDYADILRRFRDGTEEQVLAYRVTGTFRSAFPDGPPKEEKKEEGKEDNKEENKDENKDASSEETKPAAEHLSEARQPAAVVVVADVDFLSDVLAYQETIFGLAVVGNNAAFVLNALEELSGSTDLIRLRSRGGYKRPFTRVDQIEKEAEEKTAEEETRIMAEIKGFESQLNEKLRALESKEKELINKTILEEKKEIELKLHEAEMRLRDVKMKKVADKEALKNRIRNFCTLPGPLAVLTAAVVLAVYRAVKRRYSIQHMREP; encoded by the coding sequence ATGAATCGAACCGTACGTCTGATTATTGTCATATTGTTGATTCTGGTAATTTCGGTATCCGCGATTCAGATTGTGCAGCGATTGTTTGGAAGCTGGCGGATCGATGTGACGCAGGAAAAACTGTACACCCTTTCTGAAGGGACCAAAAACATTCTGCAGGCGCTTCAGCAGCCTCTGACGCTGCGGCTTTACTACACCAAGACCGCGACCCTCAGTGCACCGGACCAAATCCGCTTTTTCAATGCCTATTATGAATATGTCCGGGCGCTTCTGGAGGAATATGTCCTGCATTCGAACGGCAAAATCAAGCTGGAGATTGTGGACCCGCGGCCTTATTCGCAGGAAGAACTGGCGGCTATTCGATATGGTTTGAAGCGGTTCTCTATTACAGAGGAAGAAAGCTTCTTCTTTGGTCTGGTTGTTCAGACGGAGCTGGGGGTGACCAAGACAATTCCGTTTTTCAGCCCCGACCGGGGGAATTTTATTGAATATGACATTACCTACCTGATTGATACCGCTGTCAACCCGCCGAAAACGCGGGTGGGCATTCTCAGTTCGCTCCCGGTGATGGGCGACGATATGTCCGGCTATATGGCGGCGATGATGCGGATGCAGGGGCAGAGGCCGCGCGGGCCGTGGGGGCTGGTGCGGCAGCTGAAAGAATTGTATGCCGACGTGCGTTCCATCCCGACGGATACGGAGGAGATTCGGGATGTGGACCTGCTGTTGGTGATTCATCCCAAGGACCTTTCCGCAAAAACCCGGTATGCCATTGACCAGTATATCCTGAAGGGCGGGCGTGCGGTGATTGCTCTGGATCCATTCTCCGTGGTGGACAGGCCGGACCCGGCAATGATGCAGTACGGGATGGAACACAAGGCGGCTTCCTCCCTCGATGATTTGCTGGCGGCCTGGGGTCTGGAGATGCCGGCCAATACGTTTGCGGGCGACCGAGTCCTGGCCGGAATCGGTTCTCCTTCGCCGAACGAACGTCCGATGAAGATTCTTCCTTATCAGAAATTGACGGCATCGTACGGCTGTTTTAATAAAGATGTTCCTATGACTGCCTCCTTGAACGAGGTGACCTTCTGGTTCCCCGGTGTTCTAAAGAAAAAGAAAGATGCAGCGAATCTGCCTGCGGATATGGAATACATTCCTCTGATGATGACAACCAAGCAGGGCAATACCTGGACCATTTCGAGTCCTTTCGAACTTCGGGTTCCGGATTATGCGGATATTCTGCGGCGTTTTCGGGACGGCACCGAGGAACAAGTGCTGGCTTACCGGGTGACCGGCACCTTCCGTTCGGCTTTCCCGGACGGACCTCCGAAGGAAGAGAAAAAAGAGGAGGGAAAAGAAGACAATAAGGAAGAAAACAAGGACGAGAATAAGGACGCTTCCTCGGAAGAGACCAAACCCGCTGCGGAGCATTTATCCGAGGCCCGCCAGCCCGCCGCCGTTGTGGTGGTGGCTGATGTGGATTTTCTCAGTGATGTGCTGGCTTATCAGGAAACAATCTTCGGGCTGGCTGTAGTCGGGAACAATGCGGCTTTTGTACTGAATGCTCTGGAGGAACTGTCCGGTTCTACGGATTTGATTCGGCTGCGTTCCCGCGGCGGCTATAAGCGGCCCTTTACCCGCGTCGATCAGATCGAGAAAGAGGCAGAGGAAAAAACCGCGGAAGAAGAGACACGAATTATGGCGGAAATCAAGGGGTTTGAAAGCCAGTTAAATGAAAAACTGCGGGCGCTCGAATCCAAGGAAAAGGAGCTGATCAACAAGACGATTCTGGAAGAAAAGAAGGAAATCGAACTGAAACTGCACGAAGCGGAAATGCGTCTTCGTGATGTGAAAATGAAGAAGGTGGCGGACAAAGAGGCCCTGAAAAACCGCATCCGGAATTTCTGCACCCTGCCCGGTCCGCTGGCTGTGCTGACGGCCGCGGTGGTGCTTGCCGTGTATCGAGCGGTCAAACGCAGATATTCAATTCAGCATATGAGAGAACCTTAA
- a CDS encoding ABC transporter permease: MNGFWAVFKRELKGYFSTPVAYVFLVVFLFFAGYLPFREGFFELRQADLNLFFKMLPLLFVFMVPSTAMRLWAEERRTGSIELLLTLPITVPQAVLGKFFAAWAFLGIALLLTFPMPAAVFYLGSPDPGLIAAGYLGAFLMAGGFLAIGAFFSALTKNQVISFILSVAACGILVYAGMPSTLEYLSGTLPAPVLSLIESLSFQIRFDAIQRGILSVKDIAYFVILIATWIYASMYVLEERKAN, encoded by the coding sequence ATGAACGGCTTTTGGGCAGTCTTCAAGCGAGAATTAAAAGGATATTTTTCGACTCCCGTTGCATATGTTTTTCTGGTGGTGTTTCTGTTCTTTGCAGGTTATCTGCCGTTTCGGGAGGGATTTTTTGAATTAAGGCAGGCGGATTTAAATCTCTTTTTTAAGATGCTTCCGCTGCTGTTTGTTTTTATGGTTCCTTCTACGGCGATGCGGCTGTGGGCGGAGGAGCGCCGGACCGGCTCGATTGAACTGCTTCTGACACTGCCGATTACGGTCCCGCAGGCGGTTTTGGGCAAGTTCTTTGCCGCGTGGGCCTTTCTGGGAATCGCCCTTCTTTTGACGTTTCCGATGCCGGCAGCGGTCTTTTACCTGGGCAGTCCGGACCCGGGTCTGATTGCGGCCGGATATCTGGGGGCCTTTTTGATGGCCGGCGGTTTTTTGGCAATTGGAGCGTTCTTTTCCGCTCTGACAAAAAATCAGGTCATCAGTTTCATTCTTTCTGTGGCGGCCTGCGGGATTCTCGTTTATGCCGGAATGCCTTCAACCCTCGAATACCTGTCGGGCACTCTGCCGGCACCGGTGCTTTCCCTGATTGAATCACTCAGTTTCCAAATCCGGTTTGATGCCATTCAGCGGGGGATACTTTCCGTAAAGGATATTGCTTACTTTGTGATTCTCATCGCGACCTGGATTTACGCTTCGATGTATGTTCTGGAAGAAAGGAAGGCGAACTGA
- a CDS encoding ATP-binding cassette domain-containing protein, translating into MIEVQKLTRRFGPIVAVDGISFQVQKGDILGFLGPNGAGKSTAMKMLACFLPPDSGTAEVCGYDIVQQPLQVRRSIGYLAENAPAYPEMTVAGFLNFVCDARGLKGAARREALERIIPLCSIGTVYHQTIDTLSKGYKRRVGLAQALIHNPPVLILDEPTDGLDPNQKHEVRELILKMAKEKAIIISTHILEEVEQICTRAIIIARGRILADSTPQKLQTDYQGTLEEVFRKITLGKKTA; encoded by the coding sequence ATGATTGAAGTACAAAAATTGACCCGCAGGTTCGGACCGATTGTGGCAGTTGATGGGATTTCATTTCAGGTTCAGAAGGGAGATATTCTCGGCTTTTTGGGACCGAATGGCGCGGGCAAAAGCACGGCAATGAAAATGCTGGCTTGTTTTCTGCCCCCTGACAGCGGTACGGCAGAGGTTTGCGGGTACGATATTGTCCAGCAGCCCTTACAGGTGCGGCGATCCATAGGATACCTGGCGGAGAATGCACCGGCTTATCCGGAAATGACGGTAGCGGGCTTTCTGAATTTTGTCTGTGACGCGCGCGGGCTGAAGGGAGCGGCCCGCCGGGAGGCTCTTGAACGCATTATCCCGCTCTGTTCCATTGGTACAGTGTATCATCAGACCATTGACACACTCTCCAAAGGATATAAGCGAAGGGTAGGACTGGCTCAGGCCCTGATTCACAATCCGCCTGTCTTAATTCTGGATGAGCCGACGGACGGCCTGGACCCCAACCAGAAGCATGAAGTGCGTGAACTGATTTTGAAGATGGCAAAAGAAAAAGCCATTATCATTTCAACCCATATTTTGGAGGAAGTCGAGCAAATCTGTACACGGGCGATTATCATTGCCCGCGGACGGATTCTGGCCGATTCCACACCTCAGAAACTGCAGACGGATTATCAGGGGACTCTCGAAGAGGTCTTCCGGAAGATTACGTTAGGAAAAAAGACGGCTTAA